Proteins encoded in a region of the Stieleria neptunia genome:
- a CDS encoding DUF3299 domain-containing protein yields the protein MATELQMSSSADEVDFPYRALSRSAIAAILLFVVALLGLIPPFEPLLTLAMLGVVFSLISIRSIRRYPNEFSGLGLAKFAVAANALLLVGGIGMHTYVYLTEVPPGHIRVPFYKLKFDAEPDRPTQTAFEIDGKDVFIKGYIHPSSGGGMLRQFVLVGDLGTCCFGGQPKSSEMVEVTLTGGQTIEGGMTRRKLAGKFTLNQVPRKQTDFDNAVFYRLKGNKVN from the coding sequence ATGGCTACTGAACTCCAAATGTCGTCGTCCGCCGATGAGGTGGACTTTCCCTATCGGGCGCTCAGCCGCAGCGCGATCGCAGCGATCCTGTTGTTCGTCGTCGCGCTGTTGGGACTGATTCCGCCGTTCGAGCCGTTGCTCACCTTGGCGATGCTCGGTGTCGTGTTCTCGCTGATCTCGATTCGGTCGATTCGACGCTATCCCAATGAGTTCAGCGGGCTGGGGCTGGCGAAATTTGCCGTCGCAGCCAACGCCTTGTTGTTGGTCGGCGGCATCGGCATGCACACCTACGTCTACCTGACCGAAGTCCCGCCGGGGCACATTCGCGTCCCGTTCTACAAACTGAAATTCGACGCCGAACCCGACCGACCGACGCAAACTGCGTTCGAAATCGACGGCAAGGACGTCTTCATCAAGGGCTACATTCATCCGTCCAGCGGCGGCGGAATGCTGCGTCAATTTGTCCTGGTCGGCGACCTGGGGACCTGCTGCTTCGGCGGCCAGCCCAAGAGCAGCGAGATGGTCGAAGTCACGCTGACCGGCGGCCAAACGATCGAGGGCGGCATGACGCGGCGTAAACTGGCCGGCAAATTCACGCTCAATCAAGTGCCCCGAAAACAAACCGATTTTGACAACGCAGTGTTCTACCGGTTAAAAGGGAACAAAGTGAATTAG
- a CDS encoding DUF3299 domain-containing protein, translated as MHHLPRFRFSLLMVVVCALTVSLNGASAEDPETRPKVEIRLSSASQLAKGEINFDDLKFDIEKDGAFDESMWTERLKTINGKNVKLRGYILPASTYQDRGFKQFVLVRDNKECCFGPGAALYDCVFVNMVDGNTADFATRPVTVEGKFVLDSETYKYPGGKGPRGATHMAVFRIEGVKVK; from the coding sequence ATGCACCACCTTCCACGATTCCGATTTTCATTGCTGATGGTGGTGGTCTGCGCGCTGACAGTCAGTTTGAACGGGGCTTCGGCCGAAGATCCCGAAACGCGGCCCAAGGTCGAAATCCGACTCAGTTCCGCGTCCCAGTTGGCCAAAGGCGAAATCAATTTCGACGACTTGAAGTTCGACATCGAAAAAGACGGCGCGTTCGACGAATCGATGTGGACCGAACGCCTGAAAACCATCAACGGCAAGAACGTGAAACTCCGCGGCTACATCTTGCCCGCCAGCACCTATCAAGACCGTGGCTTCAAGCAGTTCGTACTCGTCCGCGACAACAAAGAATGCTGTTTCGGCCCCGGCGCGGCACTTTACGACTGTGTCTTCGTGAACATGGTCGACGGCAACACCGCCGACTTTGCGACCCGCCCCGTGACGGTCGAAGGCAAGTTCGTGCTCGACTCGGAAACCTACAAGTACCCCGGCGGCAAAGGCCCCCGCGGCGCGACCCACATGGCCGTCTTCCGAATCGAAGGCGTGAAGGTCAAATAG
- a CDS encoding peptidylprolyl isomerase, with protein MQYTLPPSTEHSRFRHRRLRVEQLEGRRLLAAQPISEREHSAADVAHAPRTTGDAVMEQNLVQFAKDLASAGVVLYSAAWCPACTLQAELFEDGANELPFVEMTNPDRSISQAGIDQAITAYPTWEFPDGSRAIGIQPLAELSRRSGVPIPTAGGPVFETIGDQTVSIGSPLHVPIDAYDPDGGPLTVTISVADPDLLDAQVIAGNRSIRIDLETYGDLVFELFEQRAPVASGRIIELAESGFYDGIDFHRVVDDFVIQAGDPTGIGNGGSTLADFDDDYHPELQHNRTGVLSFAKASDDTNNSQFFVTEGPLRFLDFNYSVFGQLVEGEAVREAISEHAVNPTDRPTSDITIETVEVFTDDENSVVMLKPTGNATGRTNVTVTVTNQLGATFSVTFAVQVSQDNHNSQPFLNPIAVAESYPNNQAATLQITSTDIEGDAVNYSAEVIGGSRNATATINDDGRLTVMPRHGYSGTVDIVVMVRPGSGVLGNSRDDRDSQRITLNFEQAFQPSTPINFITIDPTDRLHTIPASNQYTAVIFRAVEDTLLSLHPIGTVSLDETVAVLNGEHFAIGRHDEGVTTASLRAGGLYAILFDPQRIDRLFSFQSTNGPQFFSTETLTNLFQPTDANADGQTTPRDVLAIVNAIARRQSAEGEPGRSETPFLDTNGDGRITPRDALYVLNDLARQQTAVIPTEPPVLVRNRSMELIDCVITDYLTDDDDDDVLEPLHATVSASQRWLTVDAKSQL; from the coding sequence ATGCAATACACCCTGCCACCGTCCACCGAACACAGTCGGTTTCGGCACCGTCGTTTGCGTGTCGAGCAACTTGAGGGGCGACGGTTGCTGGCGGCACAGCCGATCTCCGAACGCGAACATTCCGCCGCTGACGTGGCACACGCGCCACGCACGACGGGGGATGCCGTCATGGAGCAGAATCTGGTTCAGTTCGCCAAGGATTTAGCGTCAGCGGGCGTGGTGCTGTACAGTGCGGCCTGGTGTCCGGCGTGCACGCTGCAGGCCGAACTGTTTGAAGACGGCGCAAACGAATTGCCGTTTGTTGAAATGACGAATCCCGATCGATCGATTTCGCAAGCGGGAATTGATCAAGCCATCACGGCCTATCCGACGTGGGAATTTCCGGACGGTTCTCGGGCCATCGGAATTCAGCCGTTGGCCGAACTCAGCCGGCGAAGCGGCGTGCCGATTCCCACTGCCGGCGGACCGGTGTTCGAGACGATCGGTGACCAGACCGTGTCGATCGGCTCGCCGCTTCATGTTCCCATCGATGCCTATGATCCCGACGGGGGTCCGCTGACGGTGACCATTTCAGTCGCCGACCCCGATCTGCTTGATGCACAAGTGATCGCCGGCAACCGTTCGATCCGGATCGACCTGGAAACGTATGGCGATCTGGTTTTCGAGTTATTTGAACAGCGGGCACCGGTGGCGTCGGGTCGGATCATTGAATTGGCAGAATCGGGGTTCTACGACGGAATCGATTTTCACCGTGTGGTTGACGACTTTGTGATTCAAGCGGGTGATCCGACCGGTATCGGAAACGGCGGTTCGACGTTGGCCGACTTTGATGACGATTATCATCCCGAACTTCAGCACAATCGCACGGGTGTGCTGTCGTTTGCCAAGGCGAGCGACGACACCAACAACAGTCAATTTTTTGTCACCGAAGGCCCGCTGCGATTCTTGGACTTCAACTACAGCGTGTTTGGTCAACTGGTCGAAGGGGAAGCGGTTCGAGAGGCGATCAGTGAACACGCCGTCAATCCCACCGATCGTCCGACCAGCGACATCACGATCGAGACCGTCGAAGTGTTCACCGACGACGAGAATTCGGTCGTGATGCTGAAACCGACCGGCAACGCGACCGGCCGGACCAACGTGACGGTGACGGTGACCAACCAATTGGGAGCCACATTTAGCGTAACCTTTGCGGTGCAGGTGTCGCAAGACAACCACAACAGCCAGCCTTTTTTGAATCCCATCGCCGTCGCGGAATCTTACCCCAACAACCAAGCCGCAACGCTCCAGATCACCAGCACCGATATCGAAGGCGATGCGGTGAATTATTCCGCAGAAGTGATCGGGGGCAGCAGGAACGCCACCGCAACGATCAATGATGACGGGCGTTTAACCGTCATGCCACGCCATGGATACAGTGGCACCGTTGACATCGTGGTGATGGTTCGACCGGGATCAGGTGTGCTCGGGAACTCGCGCGACGATCGCGATAGCCAACGTATCACGTTGAACTTTGAACAAGCATTCCAACCCTCGACCCCGATCAACTTCATCACGATCGATCCGACGGATCGCTTGCACACGATTCCGGCAAGCAACCAGTACACCGCGGTCATCTTTCGCGCCGTCGAAGACACCCTGCTTTCCCTTCATCCGATCGGAACAGTGTCGCTCGACGAGACCGTGGCCGTGCTCAATGGCGAGCATTTTGCGATCGGCCGGCATGACGAAGGAGTGACCACGGCGTCGCTGCGTGCCGGCGGGCTCTACGCCATTCTGTTTGATCCACAACGCATCGACCGGCTGTTTTCGTTTCAATCCACAAACGGTCCCCAGTTCTTCTCAACCGAGACGCTGACCAACCTCTTTCAGCCGACCGATGCAAATGCCGACGGCCAGACCACGCCGCGCGACGTGCTGGCGATCGTCAATGCAATTGCCCGGCGTCAATCTGCCGAAGGCGAGCCGGGCCGTTCAGAAACGCCGTTTTTGGATACCAACGGCGACGGCAGAATCACGCCACGGGATGCACTGTACGTCTTGAACGATCTGGCGCGACAGCAAACAGCCGTGATTCCAACCGAACCCCCGGTCCTCGTTCGGAACCGCTCGATGGAGTTGATCGATTGCGTCATCACCGACTATCTGACCGATGATGATGACGACGACGTCCTTGAACCGTTACACGCCACGGTCTCCGCGTCGCAGCGTTGGCTGACCGTAGATGCCAAGAGCCAACTCTAA
- a CDS encoding DUF2306 domain-containing protein yields the protein MNSFYISPASITPTRVAKCVAIGFVFWIGFLILSPFPHYLPPDFEYGFLSNKADYFYRSGYFIGFYLHIAGAPIGLFVGGLQMSRTVRERYPWVHRFAGTVYVTAVLVAAAPGGFIMSMKAFGGWSTTLCFGLLAVATWWSTLIGWRAGRRFDFLRHRNWMLRSYVLLLSAVVLRLGHFALRTLQLTPELTYQIAAWVSWVIPLIALELALGIYGQPTLRRGDRGV from the coding sequence ATGAATTCTTTTTACATTTCGCCCGCCTCGATCACGCCCACGCGTGTGGCAAAGTGCGTGGCGATCGGGTTCGTGTTTTGGATCGGCTTTCTGATCCTGAGTCCGTTTCCGCACTATTTGCCGCCGGATTTCGAATACGGGTTTTTGAGCAACAAGGCCGACTACTTCTATCGCTCGGGCTACTTCATCGGTTTCTACTTGCATATCGCCGGCGCCCCGATCGGATTGTTCGTCGGTGGGTTGCAGATGAGTCGAACGGTTCGAGAGCGGTATCCATGGGTTCATCGGTTCGCAGGCACGGTGTACGTCACCGCCGTGTTGGTTGCGGCTGCTCCGGGCGGCTTCATCATGTCGATGAAAGCATTCGGCGGATGGTCGACCACACTCTGTTTCGGATTGCTCGCGGTGGCGACCTGGTGGTCGACGTTGATCGGTTGGCGAGCGGGCCGGCGGTTCGATTTTTTAAGGCACCGGAACTGGATGCTGCGGAGCTATGTGTTGTTGCTCTCCGCCGTCGTGCTGCGGCTGGGGCATTTTGCGCTTCGGACGCTCCAGCTAACGCCGGAGTTGACTTATCAGATCGCCGCTTGGGTCAGTTGGGTGATCCCGCTGATCGCGTTAGAGTTGGCTCTTGGCATCTACGGTCAGCCAACGCTGCGACGCGGAGACCGTGGCGTGTAA
- the hflK gene encoding FtsH protease activity modulator HflK: MSNSNPRGPDWSDLERLQPYVAWLIPGILLLALLFTSVYTVQAESQGVVLRFGRYVKTVDPGLRFKFPFGIDEVSFVRVKRQLKQEYGFGTPGATDASQYSDEQKEERTMVTGDLNIATVEWVIQYRVRDPKLFLFEVRNPGQTLRDISESVMRTVVGDRTVDEVITIGRQEIEVEALLHLQELVDKYELGLSIDQVQLKNVNPPMPVQPSFNEVNQAQQEREQMINVANGEYNKEVPRARGEANQKTQAAEGYALKRVNEAQGDVSRFNAVFAEYAKAPEVTKQRIYIETMRQVVPTLGQKIILDDQANQILPLLNLAPQAARRSK, translated from the coding sequence ATGAGCAATTCGAATCCACGCGGCCCCGACTGGTCTGATCTCGAGCGGCTTCAGCCCTATGTGGCTTGGCTGATCCCCGGAATCCTGCTGCTTGCGCTGCTGTTCACAAGCGTCTACACCGTTCAGGCGGAATCGCAGGGCGTTGTCTTGCGGTTCGGACGCTACGTCAAAACGGTCGATCCCGGGTTGAGATTTAAATTTCCCTTCGGCATCGACGAGGTTTCCTTCGTTCGGGTCAAGCGTCAATTGAAACAGGAATACGGTTTCGGCACGCCCGGGGCGACCGATGCGTCACAGTATTCCGACGAACAAAAAGAAGAACGCACGATGGTCACCGGCGATCTCAACATCGCCACGGTCGAATGGGTGATTCAGTACCGCGTCCGGGACCCAAAACTGTTCCTGTTCGAAGTTCGCAATCCCGGTCAAACGCTTCGTGACATCTCCGAATCGGTGATGCGGACCGTCGTCGGAGATCGGACGGTCGACGAAGTGATCACGATCGGCCGCCAAGAAATCGAGGTCGAAGCGTTGCTGCATCTGCAGGAATTGGTCGACAAATACGAACTGGGACTGAGCATCGACCAGGTGCAGTTGAAAAACGTTAATCCACCGATGCCCGTTCAACCGTCCTTCAACGAGGTCAATCAAGCACAACAGGAACGTGAGCAGATGATCAATGTCGCCAACGGTGAATACAACAAAGAAGTCCCACGGGCACGCGGGGAAGCGAATCAGAAGACGCAAGCCGCCGAAGGTTACGCGCTCAAACGGGTCAACGAAGCCCAGGGCGATGTCTCGCGATTCAACGCCGTGTTCGCCGAATACGCCAAAGCACCCGAAGTGACCAAGCAACGCATTTACATCGAAACCATGCGGCAAGTCGTCCCGACGCTGGGGCAGAAAATCATCTTGGACGACCAGGCCAACCAGATCCTGCCGCTGTTGAATCTGGCACCGCAAGCAGCACGGAGATCCAAATGA
- the hflC gene encoding protease modulator HflC has protein sequence MKRLTFPAVAAIVILVGLVAYSAAYTVSETEQVIITQFGKPVGDPISDAGLHFKLPLIQEVTRVEKRILEWDGRPNEMPTKDKTYIVVDTFGRWRINDAKQFFLRLRDERSAQSRLDDILGSETRNAIAKHELIELVRTTKDRQPVRDETIADAPGNIGILYPINKGRAKIEEEIFQQAASKVTDLGIELLDVRFKRINYNESVRDRIYSRMISERQQIAERFRSEGAGEAAKIMGRKEKDLLEIESQAYKEVQEIQGAADAEATEIYAKSYNQSPESIEFYAFIKTMETYQEMLDEDSTLILSTDSDIFKFLKRIDVNE, from the coding sequence ATGAAACGTCTGACATTCCCCGCGGTCGCCGCCATCGTGATCCTGGTCGGACTGGTCGCCTACAGTGCCGCCTACACGGTCAGCGAAACCGAACAGGTCATCATCACCCAGTTCGGCAAACCGGTCGGTGATCCGATCAGCGATGCCGGTTTGCACTTCAAACTGCCGCTCATCCAGGAAGTCACGCGTGTCGAAAAACGCATCCTGGAATGGGACGGCCGCCCCAATGAAATGCCCACCAAGGACAAGACGTACATCGTCGTCGACACCTTCGGCCGCTGGCGGATCAATGATGCCAAACAGTTCTTCCTGCGTCTCAGAGACGAACGCAGCGCCCAATCGCGATTGGACGACATCCTGGGCAGTGAAACCCGCAATGCGATCGCCAAGCACGAATTGATCGAGTTGGTCCGGACCACCAAAGACCGCCAGCCGGTCCGCGACGAGACCATCGCCGACGCGCCCGGCAACATCGGAATCCTATATCCGATCAACAAGGGGCGGGCGAAAATCGAGGAAGAAATTTTTCAGCAAGCGGCCAGCAAGGTCACCGACTTGGGGATCGAACTGTTGGATGTTCGTTTCAAACGCATCAACTACAACGAGAGCGTCAGAGACCGAATCTATTCACGGATGATCAGCGAACGGCAGCAAATCGCCGAACGCTTCCGCAGCGAGGGCGCCGGCGAGGCAGCCAAAATCATGGGCCGCAAGGAGAAAGACTTGCTGGAAATCGAATCCCAGGCCTACAAGGAAGTCCAAGAAATCCAAGGCGCCGCCGACGCCGAGGCCACGGAAATCTATGCCAAGTCCTACAACCAAAGCCCCGAATCGATCGAGTTCTACGCCTTCATCAAAACGATGGAGACCTATCAGGAGATGCTCGACGAGGACAGCACGTTGATCCTGAGCACCGACAGCGACATCTTTAAATTCCTGAAACGGATCGACGTCAACGAGTAG
- a CDS encoding sigma-70 family RNA polymerase sigma factor encodes MKGGDEPASQSEDSLRATWSIGPLRPWLKMLAERQLSPALRGRIDPSDVVQQTLVDAWRGHEGFRGTTQAERLAWLRTILKRTLMRYDRDQLRTIKRGQGREQQLQAALDRDSIRIEQLAIDREPNPRSRADRAEQTLQLAAALDRLPNDYREVLTLRHIDGLSHDQIAQRIGRSNAATRMLWIRALEKLKAVYGEC; translated from the coding sequence GTGAAAGGCGGCGACGAACCGGCATCACAAAGCGAAGACTCATTGCGAGCGACTTGGTCGATCGGACCGCTGCGGCCGTGGCTGAAAATGCTCGCCGAACGCCAGTTGTCGCCCGCACTTCGCGGTCGCATCGACCCGTCGGATGTCGTTCAACAAACGTTGGTCGACGCCTGGCGCGGACATGAAGGGTTTCGTGGCACGACGCAAGCCGAACGGTTGGCTTGGTTGCGCACGATCCTGAAACGCACGCTGATGCGTTACGACCGCGATCAATTGCGTACGATCAAACGTGGGCAGGGACGCGAACAACAATTGCAAGCCGCCTTGGACCGTGACAGCATTCGGATCGAACAGCTGGCGATTGACCGGGAACCGAATCCGCGCTCGCGCGCCGACCGGGCGGAGCAAACATTGCAATTGGCCGCGGCTCTTGATCGACTGCCCAACGACTATCGCGAGGTGTTGACGCTGCGGCACATCGACGGTCTGTCCCACGATCAGATCGCCCAGCGGATCGGACGCTCAAACGCCGCGACACGGATGCTGTGGATCCGGGCGCTGGAGAAACTGAAAGCGGTTTATGGTGAGTGTTGA